One window of the Candidatus Izemoplasmatales bacterium genome contains the following:
- a CDS encoding DUF2804 domain-containing protein, with product MQNEIKERVPLFDASGHLANPGFAKRMMFEYARKDVKASSWRIKEWDYYAVLTDDFGFSCTIADLSYSSLVSANFFDFRTGAYLAKSKIGWFTFGKLGLPASSAAGSVGYHDKQFDFDFVRDERGRRLHCLIRSFSAEGDLEADIRLEAPDDDSMVIATPWQTKKPRFYLNQKINCMPATGTVKIGDTVRTYPAGASWGVLDWGRGAWTYKNTWYWGSASGLAAGMRFGFNIGYGFGDTSKASENMMFFDGKAHKLDQVTFRLDETDVTKPWTFTSNDGRFELTMTPILDRQDDINFVIIKNLGHQVFGRYSGWVVLDDGSRLEVKDLLGFAEKITNHY from the coding sequence ATGCAGAACGAAATCAAGGAGAGAGTTCCGCTGTTCGACGCGTCCGGGCACCTAGCGAATCCCGGATTCGCAAAGCGGATGATGTTCGAGTATGCCCGGAAGGACGTGAAGGCGTCCTCGTGGCGCATCAAGGAATGGGATTATTACGCCGTCCTGACGGACGACTTCGGATTCTCCTGCACGATCGCCGACTTGAGCTACAGTTCGCTCGTGAGCGCGAACTTCTTCGACTTCAGGACCGGCGCATATCTCGCCAAGAGCAAGATCGGATGGTTCACCTTCGGAAAGCTCGGACTCCCCGCCTCGTCCGCGGCCGGCAGCGTCGGCTATCACGACAAGCAGTTCGATTTCGACTTCGTCCGCGACGAACGCGGACGAAGGCTTCACTGCCTGATCCGGTCCTTCTCCGCCGAGGGCGACCTCGAGGCCGACATCCGCCTCGAAGCCCCCGACGACGACTCGATGGTGATCGCAACCCCGTGGCAGACGAAGAAGCCGCGGTTCTACCTGAACCAGAAGATCAACTGCATGCCGGCGACGGGAACCGTGAAGATCGGCGATACCGTGCGCACCTATCCTGCCGGCGCCTCCTGGGGCGTCCTCGACTGGGGCCGTGGCGCCTGGACCTACAAGAACACCTGGTATTGGGGAAGCGCCTCCGGCCTGGCGGCGGGCATGCGCTTCGGCTTCAACATCGGCTACGGTTTCGGCGACACGTCGAAGGCGTCCGAGAACATGATGTTCTTCGACGGGAAGGCCCACAAGCTCGACCAGGTGACGTTCCGCCTGGACGAGACGGACGTCACGAAACCGTGGACCTTCACGTCCAACGACGGCCGCTTCGAACTGACGATGACGCCGATCCTCGACCGGCAGGACGACATCAATTTCGTCATCATCAAGAATCTTGGCCATCAGGTGTTCGGCCGGTATTCGGGCTGGGTCGTGCTCGACGACGGCTCGCGCCTCGAAGTGAAGGATCTGCTCGGCTTTGCCGAAAAGATCACGAATCATTACTGA